A genomic region of Methanosarcina thermophila TM-1 contains the following coding sequences:
- a CDS encoding rhomboid family intramembrane serine protease, which translates to MEGKNSILASPTMVIIILCTLSFFLEMIPYVGYFYVSAFQFDPNYLVTRPWTLVTYMFLHTSLLHLLFNMLVLYFFGTALETRAGNRQLLAIFFTSGILSAIGYTFLSGPIFNISPGPMIGASGAIYGVFAALTMLEPDVHVYVYFIPMKLKHALVLFALFDFLMAGSSDMIAHTAHLSGLFVGLYMGLRIKKIQENTARSRYIGRW; encoded by the coding sequence GTGGAGGGTAAAAACTCTATTCTGGCAAGCCCAACGATGGTAATCATTATTCTCTGCACACTTTCATTCTTCCTGGAGATGATTCCGTATGTAGGCTACTTCTATGTTAGCGCTTTTCAATTTGACCCTAATTATCTCGTGACAAGACCCTGGACACTTGTCACATACATGTTTTTGCATACCAGCTTATTGCATCTTTTATTCAATATGCTTGTCCTGTACTTCTTCGGGACTGCACTCGAAACCCGAGCTGGAAACAGACAGCTTCTGGCAATCTTTTTCACCTCTGGGATTCTGTCAGCAATAGGGTACACCTTTTTAAGTGGGCCAATTTTCAATATCTCACCTGGTCCAATGATTGGTGCAAGTGGAGCGATCTACGGAGTCTTTGCAGCTCTTACAATGCTTGAGCCGGATGTTCACGTCTATGTCTACTTTATCCCAATGAAGTTAAAACATGCTCTTGTGCTTTTTGCTCTCTTTGACTTCCTCATGGCTGGCTCATCAGATATGATAGCCCATACAGCTCACCTTAGCGGCCTTTTTGTTGGTCTTTATATGGGACTTCGTATTAAGAAGATTCAAGAAAATACTGCAAGATCCAGATACATCGGCAGGTGGTAA
- a CDS encoding TIGR00288 family NYN domain-containing protein: MKPVKSGIDSISKYLRSKKEIGRRKIGLLVDGPNILRKEFDVNLEEIRDVLKDYGNIKIGRVFLNQYASDKLVEAIENHGLEPIICSSDVDVRLAVEGMELVHNPNIDTLAIVTRDADFKPLLNKANEHGKETIIFGVEPGFSTALKNSADYVILMKKDRMSSYDDSDGVSSGEGEIDAAEYQDSMYEGSVDKTCVEKT; the protein is encoded by the coding sequence ATGAAACCTGTAAAAAGCGGAATTGATTCCATCTCAAAATACCTCCGCTCGAAAAAAGAAATTGGCAGGCGGAAAATAGGACTTCTAGTGGATGGTCCGAATATTCTCAGAAAAGAATTTGATGTAAATCTCGAGGAGATAAGGGACGTCCTCAAAGACTATGGAAATATCAAGATCGGGCGTGTTTTCCTAAACCAGTACGCCTCTGACAAGCTTGTGGAAGCTATCGAAAATCATGGGCTTGAGCCTATAATCTGTTCCAGCGATGTTGATGTGCGCCTTGCAGTAGAGGGCATGGAGTTAGTACATAACCCCAATATTGACACCCTTGCAATCGTGACCAGGGATGCGGATTTTAAGCCGCTGCTGAACAAGGCAAACGAACATGGCAAAGAGACTATTATCTTTGGGGTTGAGCCCGGTTTTTCCACAGCGCTCAAAAATTCTGCGGACTATGTTATCCTTATGAAGAAGGATAGAATGAGCAGTTATGATGACTCTGATGGGGTGAGCTCAGGTGAAGGAGAAATTGATGCAGCGGAATATCAGGACAGCATGTATGAAGGATCCGTAGATAAAACCTGTGTAGAAAAGACCTGA
- a CDS encoding methanogenesis marker 12 protein: MAYIGIDHGTTAIRFALIEGEKVLTFELGRNEAASMSENEILASIEKNFKVRCEAIDLIALTYSMGDGFSSIKDVRNLEGRGLKSIEGAGKKTGGGTRVFDAIRNSGIPSIAIPGLHAESKVDPRMKVFSHLTSPEKLGIAYHILRLGYKNFVVSDISSNTVTLAVADGKVVGAIDACIFAPGVHHGPLDLQAIRDVDSGYCTANQAFIEAGVLKMTPYKDREELLSAARKKEGPALLALDTIALFAAMEITSMQLLLKCYEVTGEIFLAGSVGEYEYVQKKIRAHLGQECLCLGKWHAAIGCAEIARDVFAGEKNILGVDVNYP, from the coding sequence TTGGCGTATATAGGGATTGATCACGGCACAACTGCAATACGTTTTGCTCTGATAGAAGGGGAAAAGGTTCTGACCTTTGAGCTTGGGAGGAATGAGGCAGCTTCCATGTCCGAAAATGAGATTCTGGCTTCTATCGAGAAGAATTTTAAAGTCAGATGTGAGGCAATTGACCTGATTGCACTAACGTACTCAATGGGAGACGGTTTTTCCTCAATAAAGGATGTAAGAAACCTGGAAGGAAGAGGGCTCAAAAGCATAGAAGGAGCTGGAAAAAAAACCGGTGGAGGTACAAGAGTTTTTGATGCCATCCGGAACTCAGGAATTCCATCAATAGCAATCCCTGGTCTTCATGCTGAGAGCAAGGTAGACCCCAGAATGAAGGTATTTTCCCACCTCACAAGCCCGGAGAAACTAGGAATTGCTTACCATATCCTCCGCCTTGGCTATAAGAATTTCGTAGTTTCCGACATAAGCTCAAACACTGTTACTCTTGCCGTCGCCGATGGCAAGGTAGTTGGTGCAATCGATGCCTGCATATTTGCCCCAGGCGTCCATCACGGCCCTCTTGATCTGCAAGCGATCAGGGATGTGGATAGCGGATACTGCACTGCAAACCAGGCTTTTATAGAAGCAGGAGTTCTAAAAATGACCCCGTACAAAGATAGGGAAGAATTACTCAGTGCAGCCAGAAAAAAAGAAGGTCCCGCCCTTCTTGCCCTTGATACAATTGCACTGTTTGCAGCTATGGAAATTACCTCAATGCAGCTTCTTCTTAAGTGCTATGAGGTAACCGGAGAGATCTTTCTTGCAGGATCAGTAGGGGAATATGAATATGTACAGAAAAAAATCCGTGCACATCTGGGGCAGGAATGCCTGTGTCTCGGAAAGTGGCATGCTGCAATAGGCTGTGCTGAAATAGCAAGGGATGTTTTTGCTGGAGAAAAAAATATCCTTGGCGTAGACGTCAATTATCCATAA
- a CDS encoding DUF2103 domain-containing protein: protein MAENKNNLQENTQKSSRNKLGGAHTTIIGGRAGKKLVKLVSQHPEIKKVIPSVISVKGAAGGSLTGKVLRADVRGNLRLLLSEGRSFQEIRLVTTVGTAEEGDRIMNELNEILRAAL from the coding sequence ATGGCGGAAAATAAAAATAATTTACAAGAAAACACACAAAAATCCTCAAGAAATAAGCTTGGTGGAGCCCATACGACAATTATCGGGGGAAGGGCTGGTAAAAAGCTTGTAAAATTGGTAAGCCAGCATCCTGAGATAAAAAAGGTAATCCCATCCGTGATTTCCGTAAAAGGCGCTGCAGGAGGAAGTCTGACCGGAAAAGTATTGCGTGCGGATGTAAGAGGGAACTTGAGGCTATTGCTCTCTGAAGGCAGGAGTTTCCAGGAAATAAGACTGGTAACAACAGTTGGGACCGCAGAGGAGGGAGATAGGATTATGAACGAACTCAATGAAATCTTAAGAGCTGCCCTCTGA
- a CDS encoding ACT domain-containing protein encodes MEEKIIKQISLFAENKPGRLANVASKLKNAGINIRAFTIAESGDFGIIRMVVDKSDYAHSVLRDAGFTVSETSVLGIEMEDVPGSMSRIAEIFGKANINIDYAYAFVTREQKALLIVRVNDIEKAIETLEKENIKLISMKELEKI; translated from the coding sequence ATGGAAGAGAAAATTATAAAGCAGATTTCCCTTTTTGCGGAAAATAAGCCTGGCAGACTTGCAAATGTTGCAAGCAAATTAAAAAATGCTGGCATAAATATCAGGGCGTTTACCATTGCTGAATCCGGAGATTTCGGGATAATCCGCATGGTTGTGGACAAGTCCGACTATGCGCACAGTGTACTCCGTGATGCAGGGTTTACTGTATCTGAAACCAGCGTGCTTGGTATCGAAATGGAAGATGTGCCCGGCAGCATGTCCCGTATTGCGGAAATATTCGGAAAAGCCAATATTAATATTGACTATGCATATGCTTTTGTTACCAGAGAGCAGAAAGCCCTTTTAATAGTCCGGGTAAATGACATCGAAAAAGCAATTGAAACGCTTGAGAAGGAGAATATCAAGCTCATAAGCATGAAGGAGCTTGAAAAGATCTGA
- a CDS encoding phenylacetate--CoA ligase family protein, whose translation MPEYWDPEIETMPIDDLKKLQEEKLKQLVHYVYERSPFYRKRFDEHGVKPEDIQTLDDIRKLPFTVKQDLRDTYPTGMFCVPNTELVRFHASSGTTGKPTVVGYTQHDIEEWAESLARGFTSVGLGENDILQVSYGYGLFTGGLGAHYGSEKLGATVLPTSSGNTERQLELMRDLDVTAIACTPSYFLYMIETAKKLNIDLRSDTKLRMGFFGAEPWSEELKRRIESESGIKAYDIYGTSEMSGPLFTECSEQCGVHIWADKFLIEILDPETGQPVPDGETGELVITTLTKEAMPLIRYRVRDLTRKFSEPCPCGRTHPRIARISGRSDDMIIVRGINVFPGQVESVLMKIPEVGNHFMIIVDRIGPLDSMKVQIEMHESAFSDKMSDMMELKGKISSALKNVLNLAVEVELVEHGSLPRSEGKSKKVIDKRKI comes from the coding sequence ATGCCAGAATACTGGGATCCTGAAATCGAGACAATGCCTATAGATGATTTAAAGAAGTTGCAAGAAGAAAAGTTGAAACAACTTGTACATTATGTGTATGAACGCTCTCCTTTCTATAGAAAAAGGTTTGACGAACATGGTGTTAAACCGGAGGACATCCAGACTCTTGATGATATTAGAAAGTTACCCTTTACAGTTAAGCAGGATCTCAGAGACACCTATCCAACAGGTATGTTTTGCGTCCCGAACACAGAACTAGTCCGCTTCCATGCTTCATCGGGTACAACAGGAAAACCGACAGTGGTGGGGTATACCCAGCATGACATTGAAGAGTGGGCTGAATCCCTTGCGAGAGGATTTACTTCTGTGGGACTGGGGGAAAATGATATTCTTCAGGTAAGTTACGGGTATGGGCTTTTTACAGGTGGGCTCGGCGCCCATTACGGAAGTGAAAAGCTTGGTGCAACCGTCCTGCCTACAAGTTCCGGAAATACCGAACGTCAGCTTGAATTAATGAGAGACCTTGACGTTACTGCTATAGCCTGCACGCCTTCTTACTTCCTTTATATGATAGAGACCGCAAAAAAATTAAATATCGATCTCAGAAGCGATACGAAATTAAGAATGGGATTTTTCGGAGCTGAGCCCTGGTCCGAGGAACTCAAGAGACGCATAGAATCCGAGTCAGGAATAAAAGCGTATGATATTTACGGAACTTCGGAAATGAGCGGTCCTCTTTTTACCGAATGCTCGGAACAGTGCGGAGTTCATATCTGGGCAGACAAATTCCTTATTGAGATCCTTGACCCGGAGACAGGACAGCCTGTCCCGGACGGAGAAACCGGAGAACTTGTGATCACGACTCTTACTAAAGAAGCCATGCCTCTTATCCGCTACAGGGTAAGGGATCTTACAAGAAAGTTCTCAGAGCCCTGCCCCTGCGGAAGAACCCATCCTAGAATTGCACGCATAAGCGGGCGTTCGGATGACATGATTATCGTGCGCGGAATCAATGTGTTCCCAGGACAGGTAGAATCGGTCCTTATGAAGATTCCTGAAGTCGGAAACCATTTCATGATTATTGTAGACAGGATTGGTCCCCTTGACTCAATGAAGGTTCAGATTGAAATGCATGAGTCGGCTTTCAGCGATAAGATGTCAGACATGATGGAACTTAAAGGGAAGATTTCAAGTGCATTGAAAAACGTGCTCAATCTTGCGGTTGAGGTGGAGCTGGTGGAACATGGCTCGCTGCCTCGTTCAGAAGGAAAATCAAAGAAAGTTATTGACAAACGAAAGATTTGA
- a CDS encoding DHH family phosphoesterase, with protein MEVDEAEFFNRLLDYQNILYLCHRNADPDAISSAFALSEAIGGTIGLVDGCNRVASVLIDRLGIEVVDKPNPADYGFVVVVDTSTKAQLNDLELTKYCVIDHHTTTALTENAEFYLHRNSTSTVEIVYNILKAMGAPINRRVGIGMLTGIVTDTGHFKHASADTFRTVAKIIEDSGVEYGEVLDLMAATPQDISMRIAILKAASRVELDRVQDMIIATSHVSSFGGSASSMLINIGADIAFVGTAKGENVRVSARAKRDAVNAGVNLGQLMEDISNEYNGTGGGHSGAAGIDVIADMKEVLNKCRERTKKILEASFGVKAREISCEDELDEFEDE; from the coding sequence ATGGAAGTTGATGAAGCGGAGTTTTTCAACCGGCTCCTTGACTATCAAAACATTTTGTATCTGTGCCACCGGAACGCAGATCCGGATGCGATTAGCAGCGCTTTTGCCCTTTCAGAAGCTATCGGAGGTACTATCGGACTTGTAGATGGATGCAACCGCGTAGCTTCTGTGCTTATAGATAGACTCGGGATTGAAGTTGTGGATAAACCCAATCCTGCTGATTACGGTTTTGTCGTTGTGGTTGATACTTCGACAAAAGCGCAATTGAACGACCTGGAGCTTACAAAATATTGCGTAATTGATCACCACACAACCACAGCTCTAACAGAAAATGCCGAGTTTTACCTGCACAGGAACAGTACATCTACCGTAGAAATAGTTTACAATATCTTAAAAGCAATGGGAGCCCCGATTAACCGGCGTGTGGGGATCGGGATGCTTACAGGAATAGTTACTGATACTGGTCACTTCAAACATGCATCTGCAGACACATTCCGGACAGTGGCAAAAATTATTGAGGACAGCGGCGTCGAGTATGGGGAGGTGCTTGACCTTATGGCTGCAACTCCACAGGATATCTCCATGCGGATAGCTATCCTGAAAGCCGCCAGCCGCGTCGAGCTCGATAGAGTACAGGATATGATTATAGCAACCTCCCATGTCAGCTCTTTTGGGGGTTCTGCATCTTCCATGCTAATTAATATCGGAGCAGATATTGCTTTCGTTGGCACAGCCAAAGGTGAGAATGTCAGAGTGAGCGCAAGAGCGAAGCGTGATGCTGTAAACGCCGGAGTTAACCTTGGCCAGCTAATGGAAGATATAAGTAACGAATACAACGGCACAGGCGGCGGACATTCAGGAGCTGCCGGAATTGACGTTATTGCAGACATGAAAGAAGTGCTGAATAAGTGCAGGGAAAGAACAAAGAAAATTCTTGAAGCCTCATTTGGAGTAAAGGCAAGAGAAATATCTTGTGAGGATGAACTCGACGAGTTCGAAGATGAGTGA
- a CDS encoding prefoldin subunit beta: MSTELPPQVQNQIAQLQQIQQQIQALAMQKSQIEAMQKEAKMALEELERLTDDAIVYRNVGELVIRTSKGESITKLKDREETLSLRLQSISRQEERLTTRFKQLQEQVQQALGAKRAQ, encoded by the coding sequence ATGAGTACAGAATTACCCCCTCAAGTTCAGAACCAGATTGCACAGCTTCAGCAGATCCAGCAGCAGATCCAGGCTCTAGCAATGCAAAAATCACAGATTGAGGCTATGCAGAAAGAAGCCAAGATGGCTCTTGAGGAGCTAGAAAGGCTCACTGACGATGCGATAGTCTATCGTAATGTGGGAGAGCTGGTAATAAGAACGAGCAAAGGGGAGTCTATTACAAAGCTGAAAGACAGGGAAGAGACGCTTTCACTCAGGCTTCAGTCCATCTCTAGGCAGGAAGAAAGGCTCACAACCCGCTTTAAACAGCTTCAGGAGCAAGTCCAGCAGGCATTGGGTGCCAAAAGAGCACAATAA
- a CDS encoding M42 family metallopeptidase, protein MEEDENFRDIKSLLEKFTNAHGISGFEHDIRELLKKELEPYVDNIRKDCMGNLIAVKNGKGPSIMLAAHMDEIGLMVRYIDDNGFLRFIGIGGWFDQTLLNQRVMVHGKKGSIPGVIGSKPPHVMKDEDRKKPIKLDDMFIDIGAKNREDAENLGIEIGTTASIDRDFVSLANGKVTSKAFDDRAGLAILVEVMKRLSKHKIEANVYAVGTVQEEVGLKGAKTCAFGVCPSIALALDTTIPGDHPGITKTDSSLELGKGPVITVADASGRGLLVHPQILKWLRETAAENNIPYQLGVGSGGTTDATSIHLTKEGIPTGTVSIATRYIHSPVEVLDMADVEACVSLIVKAIENVGKYF, encoded by the coding sequence ATGGAAGAAGATGAAAATTTTAGAGATATAAAATCCCTGCTTGAGAAGTTCACAAACGCTCATGGAATCTCTGGTTTTGAGCATGATATCAGGGAACTCCTCAAAAAGGAACTTGAGCCCTATGTTGACAATATACGAAAAGACTGCATGGGAAACCTTATAGCTGTCAAAAATGGAAAAGGTCCCTCTATAATGCTAGCTGCCCATATGGACGAAATCGGGCTCATGGTCAGATATATTGATGATAACGGCTTTCTCAGATTTATCGGGATTGGGGGATGGTTTGACCAGACTCTTCTTAACCAGAGGGTTATGGTTCACGGGAAAAAGGGTTCGATTCCCGGAGTTATCGGCTCCAAACCTCCTCATGTAATGAAAGATGAAGACAGGAAAAAGCCTATTAAGCTTGATGATATGTTCATCGATATCGGGGCAAAAAACAGAGAGGATGCTGAAAATCTTGGAATCGAGATTGGCACAACAGCCTCAATCGATCGGGATTTTGTATCCCTGGCAAACGGAAAGGTAACTTCCAAAGCTTTTGACGATCGTGCAGGTCTCGCGATCCTTGTTGAAGTTATGAAGCGGCTTTCCAAACATAAAATTGAAGCGAATGTCTATGCCGTAGGTACTGTTCAGGAAGAAGTGGGGTTAAAGGGTGCAAAAACCTGCGCTTTTGGAGTTTGTCCGTCTATCGCACTTGCCCTTGATACAACTATTCCTGGAGACCATCCCGGAATTACTAAAACCGATTCTTCACTTGAACTCGGGAAAGGTCCTGTAATTACCGTAGCCGACGCGTCCGGAAGAGGTCTTTTAGTTCATCCACAGATACTTAAGTGGCTTAGAGAAACTGCTGCTGAAAATAATATTCCCTATCAGCTTGGAGTCGGATCAGGAGGTACGACCGATGCAACCTCAATACACCTCACAAAGGAAGGTATCCCAACAGGCACGGTCAGCATAGCCACCCGATACATCCATTCTCCTGTTGAAGTTCTGGATATGGCAGATGTTGAAGCATGTGTTTCTCTGATAGTAAAAGCAATTGAAAACGTAGGCAAGTATTTCTAA
- a CDS encoding (R)-citramalate synthase: MLFENIRFLDTTLRDGEQTPGVALTKDKKLLIARALDEMGVSIIEAGSAITSEGERDSIKAVANAGLNAEICSYCRIVKSDVDRALECDVDSIHLVAPVSDLHIKTKIKKDRDAVRQIAAEVTEYAKDHGLIVELSGEDASRADPEFLKAIYADGVDAGADRLCFCDTVGLLVPERTTEIFRDLSSSLKAPISVHCHNDFGLATANTIAALAAGAKQAHVTINGLGERAGNASLEEVIMSLEWLYKYDTGIKHELIYRTSRIVSRLTGIPVSPNKALVGGNAFTHEAGIHVHGLLADKATYEPMSPEYIGRQRQIVLGKHAGRSSINLALKEMGLEADDAQTEEIFNRVKQMGDQGKYVTDADLQAIAETVLDIYKEPLVKLEEFTIVSGNRVTPTASVKLNVKDKPIVQAGIGNGPVDAVINAIRGAVSSCAEDIILEEYHVDAITGGTDALVEVRVKLSKDGKVITASGARTDIIMASVEAVMNGMNRLIRVE; the protein is encoded by the coding sequence ATATTATTCGAAAACATCCGCTTTCTGGACACTACTTTGAGAGATGGTGAACAAACACCTGGCGTTGCGCTGACGAAGGACAAAAAGCTCTTAATTGCCCGGGCTCTTGACGAAATGGGAGTCTCGATAATTGAAGCCGGTTCTGCAATCACTTCCGAAGGTGAAAGAGACTCCATCAAGGCTGTTGCAAACGCAGGGCTTAATGCTGAAATTTGCAGCTACTGCAGGATTGTAAAGTCCGATGTTGATCGTGCTCTTGAGTGCGATGTTGACTCTATCCATCTTGTAGCACCTGTTTCAGACCTTCATATAAAGACAAAAATCAAAAAGGACCGGGATGCAGTACGGCAGATCGCAGCTGAAGTAACGGAATATGCCAAGGATCACGGCCTGATAGTGGAACTGAGCGGAGAAGATGCTTCGCGTGCAGATCCCGAGTTTCTAAAGGCTATTTATGCCGACGGAGTAGATGCAGGTGCTGACAGATTATGCTTCTGCGATACTGTAGGTCTTCTGGTACCTGAAAGGACGACTGAGATTTTCCGGGATCTATCTTCGTCCCTGAAAGCCCCTATCAGTGTTCACTGCCACAACGATTTCGGGTTAGCGACTGCAAACACGATTGCTGCGCTTGCGGCGGGGGCAAAACAAGCCCATGTAACTATAAACGGGTTAGGGGAAAGAGCTGGGAATGCATCTCTAGAAGAAGTAATAATGAGCCTGGAATGGCTCTATAAGTATGATACCGGCATCAAACACGAGCTGATCTACAGGACTTCAAGGATTGTAAGCCGGCTTACAGGTATTCCAGTGTCACCCAATAAGGCTCTTGTAGGTGGGAACGCATTTACTCACGAAGCAGGTATCCACGTTCACGGTCTTCTGGCTGATAAGGCAACCTATGAGCCTATGAGTCCCGAATATATCGGAAGGCAGCGCCAGATCGTGTTAGGAAAACATGCAGGGCGGAGTTCGATTAACCTTGCCTTAAAGGAAATGGGGCTTGAGGCTGATGATGCCCAGACCGAGGAGATTTTCAACAGGGTTAAGCAGATGGGCGACCAGGGAAAATACGTAACCGATGCAGATCTGCAGGCTATCGCGGAAACCGTACTCGATATTTATAAAGAACCTCTCGTAAAACTGGAAGAGTTTACCATTGTATCAGGAAACCGGGTGACTCCAACGGCATCTGTAAAGCTCAATGTAAAAGACAAACCGATAGTACAGGCAGGGATCGGTAATGGGCCTGTAGACGCCGTGATCAACGCTATCAGGGGAGCGGTGAGTTCCTGTGCAGAAGATATCATTCTCGAAGAGTATCATGTTGACGCAATTACTGGCGGAACCGATGCCCTTGTTGAAGTTAGGGTAAAACTTTCCAAGGACGGAAAAGTAATTACCGCAAGCGGTGCAAGAACTGATATTATCATGGCTTCCGTAGAAGCTGTAATGAACGGTATGAATCGCCTTATACGGGTCGAATGA
- a CDS encoding acetolactate synthase large subunit, translating to MTTGSTEKVNGARALIKCLEKEGVDTIFGYPGGQIIPFYNELYDSDLRHILVRHEQAAAHAADGYARATGKTGVCVSTSGPGATNLVTGIATAYMDSIPIVALTGQVPTFLIGNDAFQEADITGITQPITKHNYLVQDAKELPRIVKEAFHIASTGRPGPVLIDLPKDVQNAEIEFYYPDKVELRGYKPTYKGNIQQIKRAAEEIANSSMPIIYAGGGVISSNASPELIELAETICAPVTTTLMGIGSIPTEHPLYIGMLGMHGSKYANYAVQESDLIIAVGARFDDRVTGKLESFAPNARIIHIDVDPAEVSKNVKVHVPIVGDAKQILKSLNKYVKRCNSEAWLEKIEHWKKEYPFTYKQMSPDVIMPQFVVEQISEACGDAIIVTEVGQHQMWAAQYFKFKKPRTFISSGGLGTMGYGFPAAIGAKIGKPDKTVINIAGDGSFQMNSQELATAVQNDVPVVSVILNNGYLGMVRQWQELFYDRRYSHTFIKGSVDFVKLADAYGALGLRAERPSEVRPAIEEAVNSGRPAVVEVIVACEANVYPMVPAGAAINEIIDPEEHADTSCAMPDLRTTTDRILDLEEH from the coding sequence ATGACAACCGGGTCAACAGAAAAAGTTAATGGCGCAAGGGCTCTGATAAAGTGCCTGGAAAAAGAAGGGGTTGACACCATCTTTGGATATCCAGGGGGGCAGATCATTCCCTTCTATAACGAACTTTACGATTCAGATCTGCGCCATATACTTGTGCGTCATGAACAGGCAGCAGCTCATGCTGCGGACGGGTACGCCCGTGCTACTGGAAAGACCGGGGTCTGTGTTTCTACTTCAGGTCCCGGAGCAACTAACCTGGTAACAGGCATTGCTACCGCATACATGGACTCAATACCTATTGTAGCCTTAACAGGTCAGGTTCCTACTTTCCTGATAGGTAACGATGCTTTCCAGGAAGCTGATATTACGGGAATTACCCAGCCCATTACCAAGCACAACTACCTCGTACAGGATGCAAAAGAACTCCCAAGAATTGTAAAAGAAGCTTTCCATATTGCTTCTACCGGAAGGCCTGGCCCGGTATTAATTGACCTTCCAAAGGACGTACAGAATGCAGAGATTGAATTCTACTATCCTGATAAGGTAGAACTTAGAGGATATAAACCGACTTACAAAGGCAATATCCAGCAGATCAAACGAGCCGCCGAAGAAATAGCAAACTCCAGTATGCCTATAATTTACGCAGGCGGCGGAGTGATAAGTTCTAATGCCAGCCCCGAGCTTATAGAACTTGCCGAGACAATCTGTGCTCCGGTTACCACCACTCTTATGGGAATTGGATCGATTCCGACAGAACATCCTCTGTACATCGGGATGCTCGGAATGCACGGGAGCAAATATGCAAACTATGCTGTCCAGGAATCCGATCTAATTATTGCTGTGGGCGCCAGGTTCGATGATCGTGTGACAGGGAAACTCGAGTCTTTTGCTCCCAATGCCAGGATTATTCATATTGATGTTGACCCTGCAGAGGTCTCCAAGAATGTAAAGGTTCATGTTCCAATTGTTGGAGATGCAAAGCAGATACTGAAATCTCTGAATAAATATGTTAAGCGTTGCAATTCCGAGGCATGGCTTGAAAAAATAGAACACTGGAAAAAAGAGTATCCTTTCACCTATAAACAGATGTCACCTGATGTTATAATGCCTCAGTTTGTTGTCGAGCAAATTTCAGAGGCATGTGGGGACGCAATTATAGTTACCGAAGTCGGGCAACATCAGATGTGGGCTGCCCAGTACTTTAAGTTTAAAAAGCCCCGCACTTTCATCTCTTCAGGCGGTCTTGGCACAATGGGCTACGGTTTCCCTGCAGCTATAGGCGCAAAGATCGGGAAGCCAGATAAAACCGTTATCAATATTGCAGGCGATGGATCTTTCCAGATGAATTCTCAAGAGCTTGCAACTGCAGTCCAGAACGACGTTCCGGTTGTTTCAGTGATCCTGAACAACGGTTATCTGGGTATGGTCAGGCAGTGGCAGGAACTGTTCTATGACAGGCGATATTCTCACACCTTTATCAAGGGCAGTGTAGATTTCGTGAAGCTTGCTGATGCCTACGGAGCTCTGGGTCTGCGCGCTGAAAGGCCGTCTGAAGTCAGACCTGCAATTGAAGAAGCTGTCAATTCGGGCAGGCCTGCTGTTGTTGAAGTCATTGTTGCGTGCGAGGCAAATGTTTATCCTATGGTGCCGGCAGGCGCTGCAATCAACGAGATAATTGATCCAGAAGAGCATGCAGACACTTCATGTGCCATGCCTGACCTGCGCACTACAACTGATAGGATTCTTGACCTGGAGGAACACTGA
- the ilvN gene encoding acetolactate synthase small subunit → MKHTLAVLVENKSGVLSRVASLFSRRGFNIDSLAVGVTEDPSISRMTIVVQGDDHVLEQVTKQLNKLVDVIKVSDIGGDDSVERELALIKVAADVNTRAEIIQIANIFRARIVDVASKSMTIEVTGDDAKIEAIQKLLRQFGIKEMVRTGKIALVRGPKKV, encoded by the coding sequence ATGAAACACACACTTGCAGTCCTTGTTGAAAATAAGTCTGGAGTCCTCTCTAGAGTGGCTTCGCTTTTCTCAAGGCGTGGATTCAACATAGACAGCTTGGCTGTAGGAGTTACCGAGGATCCGAGTATCTCTAGGATGACTATTGTGGTCCAGGGAGACGATCATGTGCTCGAACAGGTAACAAAACAGCTTAACAAGCTCGTGGATGTTATCAAGGTCTCGGATATTGGGGGCGATGATTCCGTAGAAAGAGAACTCGCCCTGATTAAGGTAGCTGCAGATGTAAACACACGAGCCGAGATAATTCAGATTGCTAATATTTTCAGGGCAAGGATAGTGGATGTGGCTTCAAAATCCATGACTATCGAGGTAACCGGGGATGATGCCAAAATCGAGGCAATCCAGAAACTTCTCAGGCAATTCGGGATTAAGGAAATGGTTCGGACAGGCAAGATTGCCCTGGTTCGCGGTCCAAAGAAGGTTTAA